The DNA window gaaaataagcCAAATAAGctcaaaaatgagaataaaattcaatgaaatagagaataacaatctaaaaacaataacaaaaacaattaaaGCTAAAAGCTGACTTTGAAAGGACCATTTAAGATGCATAAAATTGATTAGTAAAAAGAGTAAGATGCAAATAATATACAAAGTGAAGAAGGAGATATTATGACTGTCACAAcatcttcttaaaaataataagatagtattattaactatatgctaataatttagaaaacttagacaaaatggataaattcttggaaaaataaagaataccaAATTTGGCAAAATAATTGAATAAACCAATATGCATTAAAGAGAGTAATAAGCAAGTTCTTTTGCTGAACAAACCAGTcgtaataaaaattatatgtttaatttcCTCTCATCAgactatgatttaaaaaacatatatttgtaaatagaTTTCCCCATTAAAGTCtttattgttgttcttcttcCTATGGGACCAACTATAGCTCACATGAGAGCTCTGGGGgagaaattcttaataaaataaatttggggttcaaatacaaattttaacatgtGTGAAATATAATGCATATGTCTGACACTTAATAAAACTCtgtaaattttgtaaaaaaaaaaaaaaagatatttagtaATAAAAGACACCCTCTCCTTCTTCACCAGAACTTCAAACTCAGTTTTACAAGAGAGTATTAATGAGCTTTCAAGCAACAGATAATCCTTACCTTACAAAGCTGTTGCAAAAAAAtcgaaaaaagaaaaagactcctTAATTCACTTTATATTGATCTGGTTAGTATAACCATGATTCAGCAAATTATAGTTCTGTTTGGTTTACGAGTTttaatgcaaaaatcctaaatgaaATACTAACTTACTGAATCCAAcagtctattaaaaataatgtaacatgATCAAGTTAAGCAATGCAAGGATGGTATAATATTAGAAatttaattaatgtaatttaCCTCTATAATGGAATGAAGATTAAAGGAATGTGACtatctcagtagatacagaaacaaatcatttaataaatttccaaacatttctgataaaaactaaaatagcCTTAAAGGCTGCAACAAACATTGTGCTTAAATGGGGAAATTTCTAAAGATTTCATATAATATGGGAACAACATAAGAATACCCACCTTCATGGCTAGTATTTAATGTatactggaggtcctagccaaccaagtaaacatagaaaataaataaaatgtataactgatgaaagggaggagaacaaaattctattatttatagCTGACAAAATCATTTACATGGAATTTACAATCTAATTTACAATAGAATCAACAGATAAACCAGTAGATCTAATCAGAGCATAAACATTTTGCTACTGCTGTAGtctacagggaactctactcaatgctctgtggtgacctaaataggaaggaaatccaaaaaagaggggatatatgtatacatatagctgattcgcttcactgtacagctgaaactaacacaacactgtaaagcaactataccccaattaaaaaaaaattaaagggaaacctcaaatcaaaagaaaaaaaaagaaatgtaataaaatacacAACTTAAATTTATAACAACTAAAAATAGTTAGCAATTAAACTAACAGAATATACAAGACTTCTGTAATGAAAATTTATGATTGCATTAAAGACCAAAAAAGATGGCCTGACAAAATAGATGTAGCATGTTTATGCATGGGAAAACATCACAAGAATATCAGTTCTCCCCTAATTACTCTACAAATTCATTGCAACTTTACACAAAATTCCAGGAAGTTGTTTTGAGAAActtatttattctaaaatgtatgtggaaGAATCAAGGTCCACAAACAGctaaattggtttttaaaaataagagagtgCTTATCCTACCAGACAATTAAAAGCCAGAGTATTAGAACAGTTGTGATATAAAGGAGACGCCACAAGTCAGAGGGGGGAAAATGAATTATTAAGCGGGTTGAAATCAGAAAACCActtaaatatatatggaaaaatacaaaGCTGGATTCTTACCTCTCACCATGAACAAAGGTTAACCCCAGAttcatcatttattcaataaatatttattgagcatctactatgggtGAAGGACTTTTCTAGACGCTGGATATATGCcagtgaaaaaggcaaaagtCCTTGCCATCTTTAAAACCCTAACTGCAGAGGGTAAAAGTATAAAGCcagtagaagaaaatgtaggataattttttttcccacgATCTTGGAGTGGGGAAGGGCTTGTAAAACAAGTATCAAAAAGCACAAAGCTTAAGGCAAAAAAAGCACTTAATGGGCTTGATTACCTCATAATTAAATCTGAGTACACTTTATGACCCACCCATATAATCCAGAGGAAGTCTTTTACACCTCCATAAAGAAACTTGCTCACGGTTGCTCATCACAGTAGCAGGGAGTTGGAACCAACTTAAGATATCTCCATCTCTAGAGGGAAGCAAAATGTGATGGATGCACGCTGTGGAATACCATGCATCAGTTAGAGGCCCTGGGTTAGCTGTACACTCAACAATATGGAATAGAACTAAACATACTATTGAGTGAAGAAAAGTAATAACAGAATTGGAGCAATAGCACCATATCATGCACATAAATGTAAAAGATCTATAGTCACAACCAATTCTGTATATTCTACAAGAGTGCATACATACCAAGGGCATGTACCAAATAGTACAGAGCTGGTTCCATTGAAATGGGAATTAGGGATGAAGggaagaaagatgaaataaaacaagaGTCTTGTACGGGTTGATGGTGGTAAGGAGTTATGAACAAAGGAATGTGATTAACTCTACTCTCCATACCTAAGTCACTTGGACCACAGCAGAGGGAGGACTGTTTGAATGTAGGATAGCTCCAGTGGGTTCAGAGTTCTTTCTTAGATTTGGCTAAAACTGCCCTCCTATAAACACCCAGCCATTGGTCTGAGTTCTGCTGTCTGGCATTGTACCCAGTGAATCTTCACGCTCTTTCACGGAACAGCACTTCGAACACTTGAAATGACTGCTTTAGTTTATTAAGTCCTCCCTCATCCAGTCCCACATACTCAGAACTTTCAGCTGTTCTTCACATGACCTGTTCAGGGTCTTCTAAATTTCAGGGAACTATATAGCATGACATCCACATTAGCTATTAAATGTGGCTTGCTCGTTTGAAAAATATGCTGAAAACCCACTGGGGACCAAGCATCATGTAAGGTGCTATGCATAGATGCTCAGAAAAAAGGAGATCACTTCTATGAGAGTTATAACTGAAAGGTCTTGAATTAATAGTCACGTTCTACTggattttgaaatgtataaagcTCAAACAAATCTCTGCTATCCAGAATAAGTGGccacattttatgtatattgatttattcagtcatttatttaagaaatattcacTGAATATATTTTCTGTGCCAAGGATCGCTGCAGGCTCTGACAACTGGAACATGCTTCTTTGTACCATGGAGAAAGAGTCAAAGACCCAGGACCCTGGAGAACAGGTTTGCTTCTGGTGTCCTTTACCGAACCAACCCGAAGGATTTGGCTCCCTCAGCTCTCTGAATATGGCTACAGTGCACTTCTTCTCTACTATGGTTTGCTGTGACCCGAAAGTCAGAACGGCTCATGCTTTGGGGTTCCAGCCACAATGTCTGTTCATGTTTCCTAGAAATCTAAGTTCCTCtctttaataactttaaaaggtAAGGCTAGCGGGGTGAAATGAATCACTACGGTTTGAAGATGGGTGATAGAATGGGCATAGAATTTGGTACATTCCACACTAATCAGGtcttaatttaaaatgtgaactAGCAGAAAAATTCAAAGGGCCTTAGAACCAATGCAACAAACCCTTCAGGAATGAGCTTCTAGTCAGTAATGTCTCTGAATGGGGCACAGCTCTGTGCCCCATGCATTTCTACGTGTTGTGGAGGGTTCAGGGAAGACCCAACCATGCTTTAAAACCTCGTTGGGAACAGGAACCACACCTTCAGAATCCCCGCACATACCACAATGCAAAACTACATCCCTGCTGCTGAAGTGGTTAGTGCATAAATGAAATCAGGCAGAATCAGAGAGGAAGTGTCTCCAGGGCAATATTTGGCAGGGATCAAGGTTAGAAAGAAGGTGAGTAGCCCagatgggagggagaagggtgCATGAGTGGGTCAGGGCTCCCACCATGACCAAGACCAGCACAGGCAGGTGCAGGGAATGCGTTGGCTGTTTGGGGAGGGCTGGGATCCTAATATCTTGCTGATGCTCTATACATGTCCATCACTCCAGGGCTCCCCAACTCCGCTGGACATAACCAGGCTCAGCAGAGAGGCTGGGGCATTGTGTACCCTTCTGCTTAGCCACttgttttgtagatgaagaaacagagaaagaggaagaggtttGTCTGCAGTcacagagccaggactggaactcAGGCTCCTAACTAGCAGCCAgcgctctctcttctctcccctctggtcACGTGGTTGAAAGGGGGACATCAACTGTGATGTAGTGGTGGCACCTTTAACAAGTCAAGGAGAATATGTTCAGGCTGTCCTATTTCAAGAAAGAAGAGTGAGAGGGGAGAAGGGGTTTCGAAGCTGCTCAAGGTGTATgcatgggagggagggcagggggactGATTTCTCTGAGACTGGTGGACAGAACGTCTTCAGTCACTCACACCAGGAGAGTCTAAATTGTCCCCTAGAGTTTGGCCTTGCAGACCTACACCTACAGGAGAAGCAGGGTCGTTGGTGAGAGCTATCACCCCATCTCTTCTATAAGTGCTTTGTCCAGTCTCCTTATCTTCAAGGCAAGACATCCACATAATCGCTGTTACTGttccctgggggaaaaaaagcagaagacCAGCCATGAGGCTCAACACCCGGGAGTCACACTGACCAACACCACTCAAGGGAAAGACTTCTCCCCAGGCAGAGGGTGATCTCGATGCCACATCCAAGTGACATCTTCAAGGGCTGGGGtaccacagggagctctgctggCAAAATAGGGGGTCTGTTTATAAGTCAAACATCAGAgtttccaggaccagatgcctccACTCACCAGGAGAACACCTGTGCCTCCCTCAGAGTGAGAACACCTAAGGCTTGTTCTAAGGAGGCcaagggaaagggaggaaggagatgagCTAATGGGAGGAAGTTCCCACTTTGGTAGCTGAGGATTTGAGAGCTTGCTCTGCCAAGGCTGACCAAGCATGGACAACTGGTATGGCGAGACTCTCGCCCAGTTCTTGGGGACGAACTCTAAAGTGTTCCCCTGTTGGAATTTGTGGTTATTTTATCATCGCTGAGACAAATACTACCACCACCCCAAGCATCCTGAGCACCTCATCTGGGTTTGCCTGAGGACTGCAGCACAGGTACATCCCTGGGTTTCTACTCTGCccccttttattcttcttttctataaGTTATGGTAGAAAATGGCTGTGGGACTACATCTGCAGCTGAACCTATAGGAAGCGGGTCTGCATGGGTCGCTTCTCCTCTGGGTGCACACTCTTCTACgtgggggaagggggacagaGAAAATGGTAGAGGAGggttttgtgggattttttccataattaaaaagCCACGCTTAGTCTTGTTGGGGAGGTGAGAAGTTTGCTCTGGCAGTCTAAAGGGAAACTTTGCTATAGACAGAGTACAATGGGTGTGGGGTGATTGCAGGCTCCCCAGAATTCTCTGTCCTCCGCCCTTCTCCCTAGCTAGCACTTCTGCTCCCATCCCCATCACCTACCCACTGATGACTGAAATCCCTTTCTTGGGGCTATCACCACACATCCCGCCTTGAGAAGACAGGGTTAAACTGTAAATGTCTCAGGAAGTCTGAGTTAAATTCAAACTATGTTGTAACGGACAGATACTAGATTCTCTTCTGAGAGCAGACTTCAAGGGGTGTAAGCAAGAGTAGCTGCTTGGGATATGATCTCGATTCTCTGCACTCAGATTTACTGACCATCTCTCCTTTTCCACCGTGGCTTAATAACTTTTGGGGTGTATCTGAAATAATTACTCCCCTAACACTATATAAATGAATGCTTAGCAAATATTGAGCAAAATGTAACAGGATGAGGCTTGGGGAGAGGATTGAAGCAATTTTCTCGTTTGAAAATTCTGCTTGTTGGTCATCTATTCCCAAACCTGTGTTGTGTGCACAAGGTCACAGAATGAGTTTGAAGTCAGCTCTTGGAGAGTGCTCAGGAACCACCCTTGCTCCCCGGGCTGTCCAAGCACAGAGAGCTCTATGTGTTTGCCGCCTCCAGGAGCTCGAAGGCACCACTCCGCAACAAAATGGAAAGTGCTCTTCATAGAATGAAGCTTTTCAGAGCTAACATCATAGAAAGGGACAATTATCTGCATCGGTTCTGCAAAGTAGGCCAGTGGTGGAAATGGGACTAAGGTTCCTGTCTGGCACCCGTGTGAAAGTTATTTATCATAAATACCATCTAGCTTTATCTTTGATCTTCTCCATCTCAGGCAGGGACGGGTTCTCTTTATTGGCCTTAAAAGGTGAACCACCAGCCCTTGATTTGGTTTTTCAAACTTGGAGATCAATTCCTCTAGGTTTGGAAAGATCTGTCTTTGAGCGCCTTCCACGGTCTGCAAAAATGCAAGGAGATCACTCATCATCGTGCAATTGTGTGTGAAAGATGACACTTCTCATAACAGTGGTTTTCAGGGCTGCCTCTGAGCGGTGAATTGAAAACAGGTGGCCGACACTTCTTGTGTGGGGGCTCACACCATACGCAATACCCAGAAACCCTACTTTTTAAAACGGAATTCTGACTTGAGCTACTCTGAGTAAAGAAGATTAACAATCAAAG is part of the Balaenoptera musculus isolate JJ_BM4_2016_0621 chromosome 1, mBalMus1.pri.v3, whole genome shotgun sequence genome and encodes:
- the SH2D1B gene encoding SH2 domain-containing protein 1B, yielding MDLPYYHGPLSKRDCETLLLKEGVDGNFLLRDSESMPGVLCLCVSFKNLVYTYRIFKEKHGYYNIQTVEGAQRQIFPNLEELISKFEKPNQGLVVHLLRPIKRTRPCLRWRRSKIKLDGNSNSDYVDVLP